The Alphaproteobacteria bacterium sequence GGACAAGCTCAGCGGCACCATCCAGAACGACATCCTCAAGGAGTTCATGGTCCGCAACACCTACATCTATCCGCCCGGCCCGAGCATGCGGATCGTCGCCGACATCATCGAGTACACGGCAAAGAACATGCCGAAGTTCAACTCGATCTCGATTTCCGGCTACCACATGCAGGAAGCCGGTGCGACGCAGGTGCAGGAGCTGGCGTTCACCTTGGCGGATGGTCTGGAGTACGTGCGCGCCGCCCTGGGCAAGGGCCTGGACATCGACGCCTTCGCGCCGCGGCTGAGCTTCTTCTGGGCGATCGGCATGAACTTCTTCATGGAGATCGCCAAGATGCGCGCCGCCCGCTTCCTGTGGGCCGAGCTGATCGCGCCGTTCAATCCCAAGAAGAGCGACAGCCTGGCGCTGCGCACGCATTGCCAGACGTCGGGCGTGTCGCTCACCGAGCAGGACCCCTACAACAACGTGGTGCGCACGGCGATCGAGGCGCTGGCGGCGGTGCTGGGCGGCACGCAGTCGCTGCACACCAATGCCTTCGACGAGGCGATCGCGCTGCCGTCGGTGACCTCCGCCCGCATCGCGCGCAACACGCAGCTGATCATCCAGCACGAGACCGGCGTCACCAACGTCGTCGATCCGCTGGCCGGCAGCTATTACCTCGAGAGCCTGACCGCCAGCATGGTGGCGGAGGCGCGCAAGCTGATCGCCGAGGTCGAGGCGATGGGCGGCATGACCAGGGCGGTCGAGGCCGGCATGCCCAAGCTGCGCATCGAGGAGGCCGCGGCGCGGCGCCAGGCGCGCGTCGATCGCGGCGACGAGGTGATCGTCGGCGTCAACAAGTACAAGCTGAAGCAGGAAGACCCGGTCGACATTCTCGACGTCGACAACGCCGCGGTGCGCGACGCGCAGGTCACGCGGCTCAACACGATCAAGTCCAGGCGCGACGCGGCCAAGGTCAAGGCGGCGCTCGATGCGCTGACGGCGGCCGCCGCCGATGGGTCAGGCAACCTGCTGGCGCTGGCCATCGAGGCGACGCGCGCGCGCGCCACGGTGGGCGAGATCTCGGACGCGATGGAGACGGTCTTCACGCGCCACAATGCGGTGATCCGCTCGATCGCCGGCGTCTACAACCAGGGCTGGGAAGGCGACGAGGGCTATCAGCGCATCCAGCACGAGATCGCGGCTTTCGCCGAGGCCGAGGGCCGTCGTCCGCGCATGATGGTCTGCAAGATGGGCCAGGACGGCCACGACCGCGGCGCCAAGGTGATCGCCACGGCCTTCGCCGATCTCGGCTTCGACGTCGATATCGGCCCGCTCTTCCAGACGCCGGAGGAGGCCGCGCGCCAGGCGATCGAGAACGACGTGCACGTCGTCGGCGTGTCCTCGCAGGCCGCCGGCCACAAGACGCTGGTGCCCGAGCTGATCAGGCACCTGCGTGCCCAGGGCGGCGAGGACATCCTGGTGGTCTGCGGCGGCGTGATCCCGGCGCAGGATTACGACTTCCTGCGCAGCGCCGGCGTGTCGGGCATCTACGGCCCGGGGACCAACATCCCCAGGGCCGCGCACGAGATCCTGGAACTGATCGGCAAGCCCGGCCGCATCGCGGCGGAATGATCTCCCTCTCTCCGCGAGCGGGGAGAGGGTCGGGGTGAGGGGCTGTTGCCGGTTGCGCACGGCGAAGGTGCGCCACTTGGTGCAACCCCTCACCCCAACCCTCTCCCCGTAGACGGGGAGAGGGAGGAAGACCTCAGCGGTTCATCGCCTGGTAGTCCTCGGGCCGGAAGGCGCGGATCTCGCGCTTCTTCAGGCGGCCGACCAGCGTGCCCCAGCCGGTCGACAGCGTGACCCGCACCGGGAACTCGATGCCGCTGTCGTCCAGCCTGCCCAGCCAGACCCGGATCGGATCGTCGTCGGTGGCCTGGTCCTTGGGATTGCCGTCGCCGTAGCCGGCGATCTTCTTCATCCGCATCTCGCAGGTGTTGGTCTCGCCCGAGAATAGCGTGGTGAAGCCGTCAGGCAGCACCTGCTTCGTGGCCGGGCCGGCGACCAGGTCGAAGCGCCTCTTGCTGTCGAACATCTTGATGGTGCGGTTGCACGGACCGCCCGGGCTGAAGGCGGCGACGATCAGGCCGGTCGCCGGATCGACCGCGCCCTTCTTCTGCGCCGGCGTGGGCTTGAAGTGCTCCGGCTGGTCGAGATTGGTGTGCCTCTCGTCGAGCGAGCCGTCGGGCAAATAGCGCACGATCCAGCTGCGCTTGAAGTCGCGGCCCACGGCGATGCCGGTATAGGCGGTGCCTGGCGTCACGCCGGCGGGGCCGAGCGTGCCGATGGCCTGGTTGCGCGAGCCGAACGCGGCCGTCAGGGCCCGCAGCACGCCTTCGTTGCGCACGCTCATGTCGAGCTGGTAGCGCGAGCCGTCGATGCGGGTGATGGTATCGACCGTCAGGGTCCTGAGCCCGATGACGTGGACCTCGTACTCCAGC is a genomic window containing:
- the scpA gene encoding methylmalonyl-CoA mutase, which translates into the protein MADFPKKTLEDWSKLAARELKERPLASLDWMTPEGIAVKPLYTAADLEGLETLDTMPGMPPFLRGPKATMYAGRPWTVRQYAGFSTAEESNRFYRANLAAGQQGVSVAFDLATHRGYDSDHPRVVGDVGKAGVAIDSVEDMKILFDGIPLDRMSVSMTMNGAVLPVLAGYIVAAEEQGVSQDKLSGTIQNDILKEFMVRNTYIYPPGPSMRIVADIIEYTAKNMPKFNSISISGYHMQEAGATQVQELAFTLADGLEYVRAALGKGLDIDAFAPRLSFFWAIGMNFFMEIAKMRAARFLWAELIAPFNPKKSDSLALRTHCQTSGVSLTEQDPYNNVVRTAIEALAAVLGGTQSLHTNAFDEAIALPSVTSARIARNTQLIIQHETGVTNVVDPLAGSYYLESLTASMVAEARKLIAEVEAMGGMTRAVEAGMPKLRIEEAAARRQARVDRGDEVIVGVNKYKLKQEDPVDILDVDNAAVRDAQVTRLNTIKSRRDAAKVKAALDALTAAAADGSGNLLALAIEATRARATVGEISDAMETVFTRHNAVIRSIAGVYNQGWEGDEGYQRIQHEIAAFAEAEGRRPRMMVCKMGQDGHDRGAKVIATAFADLGFDVDIGPLFQTPEEAARQAIENDVHVVGVSSQAAGHKTLVPELIRHLRAQGGEDILVVCGGVIPAQDYDFLRSAGVSGIYGPGTNIPRAAHEILELIGKPGRIAAE
- a CDS encoding DUF3108 domain-containing protein → MRAIGRAGKGRRILAALTLAAALGGTAAQAQGPRANTAPPQSKVIVLEYEVHVIGLRTLTVDTITRIDGSRYQLDMSVRNEGVLRALTAAFGSRNQAIGTLGPAGVTPGTAYTGIAVGRDFKRSWIVRYLPDGSLDERHTNLDQPEHFKPTPAQKKGAVDPATGLIVAAFSPGGPCNRTIKMFDSKRRFDLVAGPATKQVLPDGFTTLFSGETNTCEMRMKKIAGYGDGNPKDQATDDDPIRVWLGRLDDSGIEFPVRVTLSTGWGTLVGRLKKREIRAFRPEDYQAMNR